A region from the Onychomys torridus chromosome 22, mOncTor1.1, whole genome shotgun sequence genome encodes:
- the Zfand2a gene encoding AN1-type zinc finger protein 2A, whose amino-acid sequence MEFPDLGKHCSEPTCKQLDFLPITCDACKQDFCKDHFSYRGHKCPFAFKKDVQVPVCPLCNVPIPVKRGEIPDVVVGKHMDRDCTFHPGRNQKVFIHRCSKEGCRKKEMLPLACAQCHGNFCIQHRHPLDHSCQAESSSTSRGRPSASRAPEQKPSGISWLAQQLRRTVK is encoded by the exons ATGGAGTTTCCTGACTTGGGGAAGCACTGCTCAGAACCGACTTGCAAGCAACTAG attttctgCCAATAACATGTGATGCGTGTAAACAAGATTTCTGTAAAGACCATTTTTCCTATCGGGGTCATAAGTGTCCCTTTGCATTCAAGAAG GATGTGCAGGTGCCCGTGTGTCCCCTCTGCAATGTCCCCATCCCTGTGAAAAGAGGTGAGATCCCAGATGTGGTGGTTGGAAAGCACATGGACAGAGACTGCACCTTTCACCCTGGGAGGAACCAAAAG GTTTTCATACACCGATGCTCGAAAGAGGGATGCAGGAAGAAGGAGATGCTGCCACTGGCTTGTGCACAGTGCCATGGCAACTTCTGCATTCAGCACAGGcatcctctggaccacagctGCCAAGCTGAGAGCAGCTCCACCAGCAGAGGGAG GCCTTCAGCATCCAGAGCTCCTGAGCAGAAACCATCGGGAATCAGCTGGCTGGCCCAGCAACTCAG gCGGACAGTGAAGTGA